From one Anaerococcus prevotii DSM 20548 genomic stretch:
- a CDS encoding ABC transporter ATP-binding protein: MEILKVENLRKEYGQGNSKVIALDGVDLTIERGEFVAIVGPSGSGKSTLLHIIGGVDSPNSGKVYIEGNDISKYSSKELAYFRRRKVGLIYQFYNLIPNLTVRHNIELPLKLDKRKINQYEFSDIVKKLGIESKLDSFPSELSGGQQQRVAIARSLIYNPSIILADEPTGNLDRKNSKEIIEIFKYFNRTIKQTIILITHDEKIALEADRIVTIVDGRIIGDEKNE, from the coding sequence TTAAGAAAAGAATATGGCCAAGGTAATTCCAAGGTCATTGCCTTAGATGGGGTTGACCTCACAATAGAAAGAGGAGAATTTGTAGCCATTGTAGGCCCTAGTGGGTCTGGTAAATCAACTCTTTTACATATTATAGGAGGAGTGGATAGCCCAAATTCTGGAAAAGTTTACATAGAGGGAAACGACATCTCAAAGTATTCTTCAAAAGAATTAGCATACTTTAGAAGAAGAAAAGTTGGACTAATTTATCAGTTTTATAATTTGATACCAAATTTAACAGTTCGTCATAATATAGAACTTCCATTAAAACTAGATAAAAGAAAAATAAATCAATATGAATTTTCAGATATAGTAAAAAAACTGGGTATAGAAAGTAAACTTGACTCTTTCCCAAGTGAATTATCAGGAGGTCAGCAGCAGAGAGTTGCCATAGCGAGAAGCCTTATCTACAATCCATCTATCATATTGGCAGATGAACCGACTGGAAACTTGGATAGAAAAAACTCCAAGGAAATTATAGAAATCTTTAAATATTTCAATAGAACCATAAAACAGACGATTATTTTAATCACCCATGACGAAAAAATCGCTTTAGAAGCAGATCGAATTGTAACCATAGTAGATGGGAGAATAATAGGAGATGAAAAAAATGAATAA
- a CDS encoding ABC transporter permease: MNKKNFPIFISLFIVSLFFTVIFYYGYRSLRANYGYYMASSFYHGEIKEELSNEDVEKLKSIEDIDLVGKMSLNPDNGKLADDLVVINYQDEAINKMREYSRLIKGRFATKEDEIVLSESLVKKNSLKIGDRVELDLGKRFLNGEEIGVTSANTGREKFESQGSKSFTLVGVYGDVYNKYSKLSFALGLQNKMTTFRTFIKFNSFEEAYKNRDKIQAEINQTLGKKVTLEFSESLINYYGVENEPLQDIMSQAVLVLSVLGCVAIFVFFIKNIFWVWGLRKIRELSIYKSIGSTNGQIYLLLLKEGLIITAIPILLGHIAGFLFIYCLYKNITIGEGVSAFEVIKFNPLLSLAILVVSFVIVALAIQSPAKKISKINIIDGIRGNIDFSKSKKKRAKDFWKELKLNNLASIKSQRYISAIGIIIISVFIIIIGISTYYRDFSRYDNGYNFSVDYFSENNQVSKILKEIVDKIPNEKSYISKDKYVQVKNTNEFSKEAKAAGLDEEAKKNIEKYKAEGMDGFIIALEEKDLKELGGEKGEFVLYNTIQEDSSIPIAKAKRIPYFENPQSLDINFENDYNKTIKISKIITDLGKYKSRTMPFDVKVYTDFDTYFKLMEEAGDEKYTNYAYTLNMKVKDSDTKDVKEYVEAMIRSKISPEDRFNITTGEEIVINEYKDVKNLIKIVIGIASIIFVLNITNGYSSINLSLMSRRKEIGSLYSCGMDVDELKNIYQKEFIEEQVKSFIISIMVSLGVMFIISTIASDLRMSTLIKYYDYKSFLGFSLVVYSINLIIYHFSLKRILDRPTIDLIRTI; this comes from the coding sequence ATGAATAAGAAGAATTTTCCCATTTTTATTTCCTTATTTATTGTAAGTCTGTTTTTCACTGTAATTTTTTATTATGGATACAGAAGTTTGAGGGCTAACTATGGTTATTACATGGCTTCAAGCTTTTATCATGGAGAGATTAAAGAAGAACTTTCAAATGAAGATGTTGAAAAACTAAAGTCCATTGAAGATATAGATTTGGTCGGAAAAATGTCTCTTAATCCTGATAATGGAAAACTTGCTGACGATTTAGTCGTTATAAACTATCAAGACGAAGCAATCAATAAGATGAGAGAGTATTCAAGACTTATTAAAGGCAGATTTGCAACAAAGGAAGACGAAATTGTACTATCTGAAAGCCTAGTAAAGAAAAATAGTCTTAAAATAGGCGATCGTGTAGAACTTGATTTAGGCAAAAGGTTTCTAAATGGCGAAGAGATAGGTGTCACAAGTGCAAATACTGGCAGAGAAAAATTTGAGAGCCAAGGTTCTAAGAGTTTTACTTTAGTTGGTGTTTATGGAGATGTCTACAACAAGTACAGTAAACTAAGTTTTGCTCTAGGACTACAAAATAAAATGACCACTTTCAGAACATTTATAAAGTTTAATTCATTTGAAGAAGCTTACAAAAATAGAGATAAAATTCAAGCAGAAATCAATCAGACTTTGGGCAAAAAAGTTACTTTAGAATTTTCTGAAAGTCTTATAAACTATTATGGAGTAGAAAACGAACCCTTACAAGATATAATGAGCCAGGCTGTTCTTGTTCTATCAGTTCTTGGATGTGTAGCAATCTTTGTGTTTTTTATAAAAAACATTTTTTGGGTTTGGGGGCTAAGAAAAATTAGGGAGCTTTCCATTTACAAGTCTATAGGATCTACCAATGGACAAATATATCTATTACTACTAAAGGAAGGACTTATTATAACTGCAATTCCAATACTTTTAGGACACATTGCAGGATTTTTATTTATATATTGTTTGTATAAAAACATAACAATAGGTGAAGGAGTAAGTGCCTTTGAAGTTATAAAATTTAATCCATTATTAAGTTTAGCAATACTTGTAGTTTCCTTTGTGATTGTAGCATTAGCCATTCAATCCCCTGCAAAAAAGATTTCTAAAATAAATATTATAGACGGCATAAGAGGAAATATAGATTTTTCAAAATCAAAGAAGAAAAGAGCCAAAGATTTTTGGAAGGAATTAAAACTCAACAACTTAGCTTCAATAAAATCACAGAGATATATTTCCGCAATAGGGATAATTATAATTTCAGTGTTTATAATCATCATAGGCATCTCAACATACTACAGAGATTTTTCTCGTTACGATAATGGCTATAATTTTTCCGTTGATTATTTTAGCGAAAATAACCAAGTCTCAAAAATATTAAAAGAAATTGTAGATAAAATTCCTAACGAGAAGTCTTATATTTCAAAAGATAAATATGTTCAAGTGAAAAACACTAACGAATTCTCAAAGGAAGCAAAGGCGGCAGGTTTAGACGAGGAAGCGAAAAAGAATATAGAAAAATATAAGGCAGAGGGTATGGATGGATTTATCATCGCCTTGGAAGAAAAAGACTTAAAAGAACTTGGAGGAGAGAAGGGTGAATTTGTCCTCTATAATACAATTCAAGAAGATTCTTCTATTCCAATAGCTAAGGCAAAGAGAATTCCATATTTTGAAAATCCGCAGAGTTTAGATATTAACTTTGAAAATGATTATAATAAGACTATTAAAATTTCAAAGATAATAACAGATTTGGGGAAATATAAGTCGAGAACAATGCCTTTTGATGTAAAAGTTTATACAGATTTTGACACTTATTTTAAACTTATGGAAGAAGCAGGTGATGAGAAATATACAAACTATGCCTATACTTTAAATATGAAGGTAAAAGATTCTGATACCAAAGATGTAAAAGAATATGTAGAAGCTATGATTAGAAGTAAAATCTCACCAGAAGATCGCTTTAATATCACAACAGGTGAGGAGATCGTAATAAATGAATATAAGGACGTGAAAAATTTAATAAAAATTGTAATAGGAATAGCTTCAATCATCTTTGTATTAAATATCACCAATGGTTACTCGTCCATTAATTTAAGTCTCATGAGCAGAAGAAAAGAAATAGGTAGTCTTTACTCTTGTGGAATGGATGTAGATGAGTTAAAGAACATCTATCAAAAGGAATTTATTGAAGAACAGGTAAAATCCTTTATAATTTCTATTATGGTGAGCTTAGGAGTTATGTTTATAATATCGACAATCGCATCTGATTTAAGAATGAGTACTTTAATAAAATATTATGACTACAAAAGCTTCCTGGGATTTTCACTAGTCGTCTATAGTATTAATCTAATCATCTATCATTTTTCTTTAAAGAGAATTTTAGACAGACCGACTATAGATTTAATTCGAACAATATAA
- a CDS encoding S41 family peptidase has translation MKKPSSLIYLFIIIVTFLYTDLIVKKDNSTDIDKIRLKDIQEVNFELDSEDYIEDFNFVYETLKTHYPFFEINKRKNGVDWLSNKKSYEKYISKSKNDKDFFNRMNDILSDLNNAHTNLVPETNGIFMYISYKTMPQNDWRYDISKIYEKDRVRSRYNISNSTVNEFINSNIKNDKGNLDDSDYQNLTTDILIKDKLAYIKINSMLGEKFIGDDREILSDFLCIIKSYPYLIIDIRGNGGGDTRYWQDFLLPRIIDKEYETTVYSFFKNGDLNRKIIKQKGVKKNVNEFLTNRVFNDDVSSIIKDFEYYSKSKIKISPSKDSIRYKGNIYLLVDEGVYSSSETLASFCKETELAKLIGTKTGGDGIGFDPMQIDLPNTGYVLRFANDLGITESGSINEMDQTIPDIRVDINYTYTTKDLIDQDIIKSVIEDAIIY, from the coding sequence ATGAAGAAACCAAGTTCATTAATATATTTATTTATTATAATAGTAACCTTTTTGTATACGGATCTTATAGTTAAAAAAGATAATTCAACTGATATTGATAAAATAAGATTAAAGGATATTCAAGAAGTTAATTTTGAATTAGATAGCGAAGATTATATTGAGGATTTCAATTTTGTATATGAGACATTAAAAACTCATTATCCTTTTTTCGAGATTAATAAAAGAAAAAATGGAGTAGATTGGCTTTCGAACAAAAAATCTTATGAAAAGTATATATCAAAATCTAAAAACGATAAAGATTTTTTTAATAGAATGAATGATATTTTATCTGATTTAAATAATGCGCATACAAATTTAGTTCCAGAAACAAATGGAATCTTCATGTACATAAGCTATAAAACTATGCCACAGAATGACTGGAGATATGATATTTCTAAGATTTATGAAAAAGATAGGGTTAGAAGTAGATATAACATAAGTAACTCTACTGTAAATGAATTTATAAACAGTAATATCAAGAACGATAAAGGAAATCTAGATGATTCAGATTATCAAAATCTAACCACTGATATTTTAATAAAAGATAAGCTAGCCTATATAAAAATTAATTCTATGTTGGGAGAAAAATTCATAGGAGATGATAGAGAAATTTTATCAGATTTCTTATGTATAATAAAATCATATCCGTATCTAATTATTGATATTCGAGGAAATGGTGGTGGAGATACTAGATATTGGCAAGATTTCTTATTGCCTCGAATCATTGATAAAGAATATGAAACTACGGTATATAGTTTTTTCAAGAATGGTGATCTCAATAGAAAAATAATCAAGCAAAAAGGCGTTAAAAAGAATGTAAATGAATTTTTAACTAACAGAGTGTTTAACGATGATGTAAGTTCAATAATTAAGGATTTTGAATATTATAGCAAGTCTAAAATTAAAATAAGTCCTTCTAAAGACTCTATCAGATATAAGGGAAATATTTATCTTCTGGTAGATGAAGGAGTTTATTCTTCGTCAGAAACTCTAGCATCATTTTGCAAGGAAACAGAATTAGCAAAGCTCATTGGTACAAAAACAGGTGGAGATGGAATAGGGTTTGATCCTATGCAGATAGACCTTCCAAATACTGGATATGTTCTAAGATTTGCTAATGATTTGGGTATTACAGAGTCAGGTTCAATAAATGAAATGGATCAAACTATTCCTGACATAAGAGTAGATATCAATTATACCTACACAACAAAAGATCTAATAGATCAAGATATAATCAAATCAGTAATTGAAGATGCAATTATTTATTAA
- a CDS encoding Tex-like N-terminal domain-containing protein yields MNITEILSKQLEISEKGIEAVTKLLDEGSTVAFIARYRKEATGNLTDVEIREIEKNLNKYRNIEKRQEEIINSIESQGKLTEELKEEILSTNTLTILEDIYAPYKSKRKTRADIAREFGLDKLLDFLFTKAENEGEALDEASKYLVEGLESEEEALDRALDILAEDISNSIPARNIIRRDGFLRAKLTCSLKEDEAGLYENYYDFSKKLRDMKSFQTLAINRGEKEKALTVKLEFTDEYNKKLIADLFREDKDFNPYQESLLVKTVNDAYKRLMLPSITTEMRNFLTESAEDESISVFGKNLKPYLLQRPIKGQAVIGLDPGFRTGCKVAVVDQFGKYLDSTVIYPVEPHKKEKEAIATLKRLVKKYDVSLIALGNATASRETELVVNKLIQEVDGLSYAIVNEAGASVYSASTLGEEEFPDLDVTIRGAISMARRLQDPMAELVKIEPKHIGIGQYQHDLDGKKLDEELSKVVEDAVNEVGVSINNASYKLLSYVSGLNANLAKRIEEDFKEGKIVYRKDLKSVKGLGDKTYKLCAGFLRFPDSPELLDNTAVHPESYKIAKKLEGEDLDSINLESLAEKLEVGVPTLEDIISELKKPGRDPRDDNPEVLTRKEVMGIDDLKEGMILKGKVRNITDFGAFVDIGVGIDGLVHVSKISNKFIKNPNEVLTNSQVVEVKVIEIDRKKERIGLSMKDIGEK; encoded by the coding sequence ATGAACATTACAGAAATTTTATCGAAACAGCTAGAAATTAGCGAAAAAGGTATAGAAGCAGTAACCAAGCTTTTGGATGAAGGCTCGACGGTTGCCTTTATAGCAAGATATAGAAAGGAAGCAACTGGAAATCTTACTGATGTTGAGATTAGGGAAATAGAGAAGAATCTCAATAAGTATAGGAATATTGAGAAGAGACAGGAAGAAATTATTAACTCTATCGAATCTCAAGGGAAGCTTACAGAAGAGCTTAAGGAAGAGATTCTTTCTACTAATACTCTTACCATTCTTGAAGATATTTACGCTCCCTATAAGTCAAAAAGAAAGACTAGGGCTGATATTGCTCGTGAGTTTGGACTTGACAAGCTTTTAGACTTTTTGTTTACCAAGGCGGAAAATGAGGGAGAAGCGCTGGATGAAGCGAGTAAATATCTTGTAGAAGGACTGGAAAGTGAAGAGGAAGCCTTGGATAGGGCCCTGGATATTTTGGCAGAAGATATTTCTAATAGTATCCCGGCTAGGAATATAATTAGAAGAGATGGTTTCCTAAGGGCAAAGCTTACATGTAGCTTAAAGGAAGATGAGGCAGGTCTTTATGAGAATTATTATGATTTTTCTAAGAAATTAAGGGATATGAAATCCTTCCAAACCCTCGCTATCAATAGGGGTGAGAAGGAAAAAGCTCTTACTGTAAAGCTTGAATTTACAGATGAGTACAATAAGAAACTTATCGCTGACTTATTCAGGGAAGATAAGGACTTTAACCCTTATCAGGAATCACTTCTAGTAAAGACTGTAAATGATGCTTACAAGAGGTTGATGCTTCCTTCAATTACAACAGAAATGAGAAACTTCCTTACAGAAAGTGCAGAAGATGAGTCTATATCTGTTTTCGGCAAGAATCTTAAGCCATATCTCTTGCAAAGACCAATCAAGGGCCAGGCGGTTATAGGCCTTGACCCTGGTTTTAGGACAGGATGTAAGGTGGCGGTTGTAGATCAGTTTGGAAAATATCTAGATTCTACTGTAATCTATCCCGTAGAGCCTCACAAGAAGGAAAAAGAAGCTATAGCAACTTTAAAGAGGCTTGTTAAAAAATATGACGTAAGTCTCATCGCTCTGGGTAATGCGACAGCATCTAGAGAGACTGAGCTTGTTGTAAATAAGCTTATCCAAGAAGTCGATGGACTAAGTTACGCTATAGTAAACGAGGCCGGAGCTTCTGTTTATTCTGCATCAACCCTAGGAGAAGAGGAATTCCCTGATCTTGATGTAACTATAAGGGGAGCAATTTCCATGGCAAGAAGGCTCCAAGATCCTATGGCCGAACTTGTAAAAATTGAGCCTAAACATATAGGCATTGGCCAATATCAGCACGATCTAGATGGTAAGAAGTTAGATGAAGAGCTATCAAAGGTAGTAGAGGATGCAGTCAATGAGGTTGGAGTGAGTATCAACAATGCATCCTACAAGCTATTAAGCTACGTATCAGGCCTTAATGCCAATCTTGCTAAAAGAATAGAGGAAGATTTCAAAGAAGGGAAGATTGTCTACAGGAAAGATCTAAAGAGCGTAAAGGGTCTGGGAGATAAGACCTACAAGCTTTGTGCAGGTTTCTTGAGATTTCCTGACTCGCCGGAGCTTTTAGACAATACTGCAGTCCATCCAGAATCATACAAGATAGCCAAGAAACTTGAAGGGGAGGACCTTGATAGTATAAATTTAGAAAGTCTTGCGGAAAAACTTGAAGTAGGAGTGCCGACCCTTGAGGATATAATTTCTGAGCTTAAAAAGCCGGGAAGAGATCCTAGAGACGATAATCCAGAAGTTCTAACTCGTAAAGAAGTGATGGGGATAGATGATCTAAAAGAGGGTATGATACTTAAAGGAAAGGTCAGAAACATAACAGACTTCGGAGCCTTCGTAGACATAGGCGTCGGTATCGATGGTCTTGTCCATGTTTCAAAGATTTCAAATAAATTTATCAAAAATCCTAATGAAGTTTTGACCAATTCACAAGTTGTAGAAGTAAAAGTAATAGAGATAGACAGGAAGAAAGAAAGAATAGGTCTATCAATGAAAGATATAGGTGAAAAATGA
- a CDS encoding proline--tRNA ligase, with protein sequence MRLSKYYMPTLREDPVDAETASHKFLTRGAFIRKQASGVYSFLPLGKKVINKIEAIVREAMENHDSIEVSTSILQAREIWEASGRWETFGPEMFKLKDRHDREYCLGPTAEEAFTALVKDELNSYKQLPLNIYQIVDKFRDEKRPRFGINRSRDFLMKDAYSFDADIEGLEISYQKMWDAYVEAFDKMGLDYKIVEGDSGTMGGKKSHEFIALSETGEGVILYTDDSDYAATDEKARFKMDFVKEDEKDLELVETVGKTTIDEVSEFLGKDTHHSAKAVDLLVKGEPVLVFVPGDRELNMAKLISYLKVPEHEIEMLDDETIEKITGAKAGYTGPIGLKEEVRVLIDESLTKINNLTVGANKTDYHYINANFKRDFDGEIVEDLLTAKEGDMAYDGSGMLKAARGIEVGNIFQLGTKYSESLEAYFLDENGKQKPFIMGSYGIGISRSVSAIVEQYHDDKGIVWPTSVAPFEAIVTIININKDEQKELGEKIYQRLREERIDVILDDRKERAGVKFNDRDLIGIPYRITVGKDAADDIVEYSTRKDMENEKISSSEAIEKIVDSIKKDLSFK encoded by the coding sequence ATGAGATTATCAAAATATTATATGCCAACATTAAGGGAAGATCCTGTTGATGCAGAAACTGCAAGTCATAAGTTTTTGACAAGAGGGGCCTTCATTAGAAAACAAGCAAGTGGAGTGTATTCATTCCTACCACTTGGTAAGAAAGTTATAAATAAGATAGAGGCCATTGTAAGAGAAGCTATGGAAAATCACGATTCTATCGAAGTTTCAACTTCTATCTTACAAGCAAGAGAAATCTGGGAAGCTTCAGGAAGATGGGAAACTTTCGGTCCAGAGATGTTTAAGCTCAAGGACAGACACGATAGAGAGTACTGCCTAGGACCTACAGCAGAAGAGGCTTTCACAGCTCTTGTTAAAGATGAACTTAATTCTTACAAGCAACTTCCACTAAATATTTACCAAATTGTAGATAAGTTTAGAGATGAAAAAAGACCAAGATTTGGTATCAATAGGTCAAGGGACTTCCTAATGAAGGATGCTTATTCCTTCGACGCTGACATTGAAGGACTTGAAATATCCTACCAAAAAATGTGGGATGCCTACGTCGAAGCCTTTGACAAGATGGGACTTGATTACAAAATCGTTGAAGGTGACTCAGGAACTATGGGTGGCAAAAAGAGCCATGAGTTTATCGCCCTATCAGAGACAGGAGAAGGAGTAATCCTCTATACTGATGATTCCGATTATGCCGCAACAGATGAAAAAGCTAGATTTAAGATGGACTTTGTCAAGGAAGATGAAAAAGACCTAGAATTAGTTGAAACAGTAGGAAAAACAACTATTGATGAAGTTTCAGAGTTTTTAGGAAAAGACACCCATCATTCAGCTAAGGCGGTAGACCTTCTAGTAAAGGGAGAGCCAGTACTCGTATTCGTCCCTGGAGATAGAGAGCTTAATATGGCAAAGCTTATCTCTTATCTCAAAGTGCCAGAACATGAAATCGAAATGCTTGATGATGAAACAATCGAAAAAATCACAGGAGCAAAGGCAGGATATACTGGGCCAATCGGCTTAAAAGAAGAAGTCCGTGTCCTAATTGATGAATCCTTGACCAAAATAAACAACCTAACAGTAGGAGCAAACAAAACCGACTATCACTACATTAATGCTAACTTTAAGAGAGACTTTGATGGAGAAATAGTAGAAGACCTCCTTACTGCTAAGGAAGGCGACATGGCTTATGATGGATCGGGCATGCTTAAGGCTGCAAGAGGAATAGAAGTTGGAAATATCTTCCAATTAGGGACAAAATATTCAGAAAGTTTAGAAGCTTACTTCCTAGATGAAAATGGCAAGCAAAAACCATTTATTATGGGATCCTATGGTATAGGAATTTCTCGTTCAGTCTCAGCTATTGTTGAGCAATATCACGATGATAAGGGAATTGTCTGGCCTACATCAGTTGCTCCTTTTGAGGCGATTGTAACTATAATAAACATCAACAAGGATGAGCAAAAAGAACTTGGTGAAAAAATCTATCAAAGACTAAGGGAAGAAAGAATCGATGTCATTCTAGATGATAGAAAAGAAAGAGCTGGAGTTAAGTTTAACGATAGAGACCTAATTGGTATACCATATAGAATTACTGTTGGAAAAGATGCAGCAGATGACATAGTGGAATATTCTACAAGAAAAGATATGGAAAATGAAAAGATCTCATCAAGTGAAGCTATAGAAAAAATCGTAGACTCAATCAAAAAAGACCTATCTTTTAAATAG
- the fba gene encoding class II fructose-1,6-bisphosphate aldolase, whose product MLVNAKEMLDKAYANGYAIGHFNTNNLEWTKAILKASEEKQTAVIIAASEGAIKYMGGFRVVADLVKAMHDEMGITVPVAIHLDHGSYEGAKKAIEAGFTSVMFDGSHFPLDENLEKTKEIVELAHSKGISVEAEVGGIGGEEDGVTSAGELADVEECKKIAGLGIDFLAAGIGNIHGVYPADWQGLNFDRLKEISDAVNMPIVLHGGTGIPDDQIKKAISLGVSKINVNTECQLVFAEATRKYIEAGKDQEGKGFDPRKLLADGTQAVIDKVEEKIDMFGSENSAK is encoded by the coding sequence ATGTTAGTTAATGCAAAAGAAATGTTAGATAAAGCTTACGCAAATGGATATGCAATTGGTCACTTCAATACAAACAACCTTGAATGGACAAAAGCAATCCTTAAAGCAAGCGAAGAAAAACAAACAGCTGTTATAATAGCAGCATCTGAGGGAGCTATCAAATACATGGGAGGCTTTAGAGTAGTTGCTGATCTTGTAAAAGCTATGCATGATGAAATGGGAATTACAGTTCCTGTAGCAATTCACCTTGACCATGGTTCATATGAAGGAGCAAAGAAAGCTATCGAAGCTGGATTTACTTCAGTAATGTTTGATGGTTCACACTTCCCATTAGATGAAAACCTTGAAAAAACAAAAGAAATTGTTGAGCTTGCTCACTCTAAAGGAATCTCTGTTGAGGCTGAAGTTGGCGGAATCGGTGGAGAAGAAGATGGAGTTACATCAGCAGGAGAGCTTGCAGACGTTGAAGAATGCAAGAAGATTGCAGGTCTTGGAATAGACTTCTTAGCAGCAGGTATCGGAAACATCCACGGAGTTTACCCAGCTGACTGGCAAGGACTTAACTTTGATAGACTAAAAGAAATTTCTGATGCAGTAAATATGCCAATAGTTCTTCACGGTGGTACAGGAATTCCTGATGATCAAATCAAAAAAGCTATCAGCCTAGGAGTTTCAAAAATCAACGTAAACACAGAATGTCAACTTGTATTTGCTGAAGCTACAAGAAAATATATAGAAGCAGGCAAAGATCAAGAAGGTAAAGGCTTTGACCCTAGAAAATTATTAGCAGATGGAACACAAGCTGTAATCGATAAAGTCGAAGAAAAAATTGACATGTTTGGTTCTGAAAATAGTGCAAAATAA
- the rho gene encoding transcription termination factor Rho — protein sequence MDNLKDKKLVELKELAKEMGIESISKYRKDELIKLIEEEEANRNEEKKEEAENDLGQKFDCDGILEILPDGYGFLRTQLYESGDDDIYVPPKQIKMFRLKTGDYIRGIAREKHARDKFAPLIFVSDVNGINPGVAYNRPYFEDLTPIYPKEKISLETSKDHFSERIIDFISPIGRGQRGLIVSQPKAGKTTLIKDIERSIEKNYDDIKIIVLLIDERPEEVTDFIRYVNKYRDPENELMRTEVAASTFDKTPQSHIDMAEMVLERAKRFVEEKKDVVILLDSITRLARAYNIMTPQSGRTLSGGLDPLALVGPKQFFGAARNIEDGGSLTILATALVDTGSRMDDMIFEEFKGTGNMEIHLDRRLADRRIFPAINIEKSSTRREDLLLTDKELEAVIKLRKSNMNNAESIVELIDWMRRTEDNKKFIELINNSY from the coding sequence ATGGATAATTTAAAAGATAAAAAACTAGTAGAATTAAAAGAATTGGCCAAAGAAATGGGCATCGAATCTATAAGTAAATATAGAAAAGATGAACTCATCAAGCTAATTGAGGAAGAAGAAGCAAATAGAAACGAAGAGAAAAAAGAAGAAGCTGAAAATGATCTAGGTCAAAAGTTCGATTGTGATGGAATCCTGGAAATCTTACCAGATGGATATGGCTTCCTCCGTACTCAACTTTATGAAAGTGGAGATGACGATATATATGTTCCACCTAAGCAGATTAAAATGTTTAGACTAAAGACAGGTGATTACATAAGAGGAATCGCAAGAGAAAAACATGCTAGAGATAAGTTCGCACCGCTAATTTTTGTATCTGATGTTAACGGCATCAATCCAGGAGTTGCCTATAATAGGCCATATTTTGAAGATCTAACCCCAATTTACCCAAAAGAGAAAATATCCTTAGAAACAAGTAAGGATCACTTTTCTGAAAGAATCATAGATTTTATAAGTCCAATAGGTCGTGGCCAAAGAGGTTTGATTGTCTCCCAACCCAAGGCAGGAAAGACCACTCTCATCAAAGATATTGAAAGATCAATAGAAAAAAATTATGACGATATCAAAATAATAGTTCTATTAATAGATGAAAGACCAGAAGAGGTAACTGACTTTATTCGCTATGTAAACAAATATAGGGATCCAGAAAACGAGCTTATGCGTACAGAAGTTGCAGCATCTACCTTTGATAAAACACCCCAAAGCCATATAGACATGGCGGAGATGGTTCTAGAAAGGGCCAAGAGATTCGTAGAAGAAAAAAAGGACGTTGTAATACTTTTAGATTCAATAACTAGACTTGCTAGGGCTTACAATATTATGACTCCACAATCTGGAAGGACTCTATCTGGAGGACTTGACCCCCTAGCTCTTGTAGGACCAAAGCAATTTTTTGGCGCAGCTAGAAACATAGAAGATGGCGGCTCCCTTACCATACTTGCTACAGCATTAGTCGATACAGGTTCTAGGATGGATGATATGATCTTTGAAGAGTTTAAGGGAACTGGTAACATGGAAATTCACTTAGACAGAAGACTTGCCGATAGGAGAATATTCCCAGCTATTAATATAGAGAAGTCTTCTACAAGAAGAGAAGATCTACTCCTTACAGATAAGGAACTAGAGGCAGTAATCAAGTTAAGAAAGTCCAATATGAATAACGCAGAATCCATAGTCGAGTTAATAGATTGGATGAGAAGAACAGAAGATAACAAGAAGTTTATAGAATTGATAAATAATTCATACTAG
- the rpmE gene encoding 50S ribosomal protein L31, whose product MKKDLHPEYHQAKVTCISCGNEFTVGSTEDEIKVEVCNNCHPFYSGKQRNAERGGNVEKFNKKYGRK is encoded by the coding sequence ATGAAAAAAGACTTACATCCAGAATATCACCAAGCAAAAGTAACATGCATTTCATGTGGGAATGAATTTACTGTAGGTTCTACTGAAGATGAAATCAAAGTAGAAGTTTGCAACAATTGTCACCCATTCTACTCAGGTAAACAAAGAAATGCTGAACGTGGTGGTAACGTTGAGAAATTTAACAAAAAATACGGTAGAAAATAG